The following are from one region of the Carnobacterium gallinarum DSM 4847 genome:
- the agaS gene encoding SIS domain-containing protein: protein MKEEELSQLGAAVTTNEIKQQPILWQEALDNYMAKQTEINQFLAEIKQVKPIRVIFTGAGTSAYVGDTVLPYLKGKMDETIWNVMSIPTTDLVSNPTDFFKAEIPTLLVSFARSGNSPESLAAVKLGQQIVNEFYQLTITCAADGVLAEQAVGDKRNLVLLMPEKSNDKGFAMTGSFTCMTLTTLLVFDSLITTKKVDYVQKLIQLGEDVLKREEEIQKIIELDFNRVIYLGSGSLAGLTREAQLKLLELTAGKIATVFDSSMGFRHGPKSFVNDKTLVVVFVSNDPYTRQYDLDILDELSKDQIAEYVGGLMVPKEANYEGNHFAYLESGSILPDGYLALAYVIFAQMVALKASIKVENLPDTPSPTGTVNRVVQGVTIHPLIK from the coding sequence ATGAAGGAAGAAGAATTAAGTCAATTAGGGGCAGCCGTTACAACGAATGAAATTAAGCAACAACCAATATTATGGCAAGAAGCACTAGACAATTATATGGCAAAACAAACTGAAATTAACCAATTTTTAGCTGAAATAAAGCAAGTGAAACCAATTCGTGTTATTTTTACGGGAGCAGGCACATCGGCGTATGTTGGCGATACTGTGTTGCCTTATTTAAAAGGTAAAATGGATGAAACTATCTGGAATGTGATGAGTATTCCCACGACGGATTTAGTTTCAAATCCAACTGATTTTTTTAAGGCTGAGATTCCAACTTTATTAGTGTCATTTGCTAGAAGTGGCAATAGTCCTGAAAGTTTAGCGGCAGTAAAATTAGGGCAACAAATTGTCAATGAGTTTTATCAATTAACGATTACATGTGCTGCAGATGGTGTATTAGCAGAACAAGCAGTAGGAGATAAGCGAAATTTAGTTTTATTGATGCCTGAAAAATCAAATGATAAAGGATTTGCTATGACAGGTAGCTTTACTTGTATGACCTTAACAACTTTACTTGTTTTTGATAGTCTGATAACCACTAAAAAAGTCGATTATGTTCAAAAGCTGATTCAGTTAGGTGAGGATGTTTTAAAAAGAGAAGAGGAAATCCAAAAAATAATTGAGCTAGATTTTAATCGAGTAATTTATCTTGGATCTGGGAGTTTGGCTGGTTTAACTCGTGAAGCACAGTTAAAACTACTTGAATTAACGGCTGGTAAAATCGCCACTGTTTTTGATTCTTCAATGGGCTTCCGTCATGGACCAAAATCATTTGTTAATGATAAGACTTTAGTAGTTGTTTTTGTCTCAAATGATCCTTATACTCGCCAATACGACCTTGATATTTTAGATGAATTAAGTAAGGATCAGATTGCGGAATATGTTGGGGGTCTAATGGTACCGAAAGAAGCGAATTATGAAGGGAATCACTTTGCTTATTTGGAAAGTGGCTCAATACTACCAGATGGTTATTTAGCGTTGGCTTATGTTATTTTTGCACAAATGGTTGCTTTAAAGGCTTCGATTAAAGTGGAGAATTTGCCTGATACGCCATCACCAACAGGGACGGTTAATCGCGTTGTTCAAGGGGTAACGATTCATCCTTTAATTAAATAA